In the genome of Triticum urartu cultivar G1812 chromosome 5, Tu2.1, whole genome shotgun sequence, one region contains:
- the LOC125555773 gene encoding ribosomal protein S7, mitochondrial-like, producing MGDFDGEQKELIKKLVNFRMIDGKRTRVRAIVYKTFHRLTRTERDVIKLMVDAVDNIKPICEVVKVGVAGTIYDVPGIVARDRQQTLAIRWILGAAFKRRISYRISLEKCSFAEILDAYRKRGISRKRRENLHGLASTNRSFAHFRWW from the coding sequence ATGGGGGACTTTGATGGTGAGCAAAAAGAATTGATCAAGAAATTGGTAAACTTTCGCATGATCGATGGTAAAAGAACGAGAGTTCGTGCTATTGTTTATAAAACTTTTCACCGCCTAACACGAACTGAACGCGATGTAATAAAACTTATGGTTGACGCCGTAGATAATATAAAGCCAATATGCGAAGTGGTCAAAGTAGGAGTCGCAGGTACTATTTATGATGTTCCTGGGATTGTAGCCAGGGATCGTCAACAAACCTTAGCTATTCGTTGGATCCTTGGAGCAGCTTTCAAACGACGTATAAGCTACAGGATAAGCTTAGAGAAATGTTCATTTGCTGAGATACTGGATGCTTACCGAAAGAGGGGAATTTCACGTAAGAGAAGGGAGAATCTTCATGGACTGGCTTCCACCAATCGGAGTTTCGCGCATTTCAGATGGTGGTAA